A single region of the Ornithodoros turicata isolate Travis unplaced genomic scaffold, ASM3712646v1 Chromosome25, whole genome shotgun sequence genome encodes:
- the LOC135373458 gene encoding uncharacterized protein LOC135373458 has translation MSPFAVAKALESVVGKNYSAKKLSSGDIQVQVDNRKQSSAQHSLTHIGETAVTVSSHRTLNIVRGVISESELLECSDSELEEGLADEGVVSAKRIVMRRDGKEVPTKHVVLSFKLHSLPSTIKAGYLNCHVRAYIPNPRRCYKCQKFGHGSQVCRGQAVCARCAGKDHSSETCSNDIRCTNCEGSHPAYSRSCPFWQEEKQVLKIKIEQNVTYRAARAQLQFQKKGTFSDVVRRGVAPLRVSVETQTTGPPHHTPQLQEKVTEVLPPVATQPISQGEAATTSKEVVASPSVRDGIAKGPSQSTSQDMDVDDDDCLSQKSSSSLPSTTSSLGKEQRKKNTGRGRGLKGKEQQKAPPPRIQAP, from the coding sequence ATGTCACCATTTGCAGTTGCTAAAGCATTGGAAAGTGTAGTTGGCAAGAACTACAGCGCCAAGAAGCTGAGCAGTGGTGACATTCAAGTCCAAGTGGATAACCGAAAACAAAGTAGTGCACAGCATTCCCTCACACACATCGGAGAAACAGCTGTAACCGTAAGCTCTCACCGCACTTTGAACATCGTAAGAGGTGTGATATCTGAGAGTGAACTACTTGAGTGCTCAGACTCCGAACTCGAGGAAGGGCTGGCTGACGAGGGTGTAGTCTCGGCAAAACGAATCGTGATGCGCAGAGATGGGAAAGAGGTTCCCACGAAACATGTAGTCCTATCTTTCAAGCTCCACAGTCTTCCATCAACAATCAAAGCTGGCTATCTAAACTGTCATGTGAGGGCATATATCCCCAATCCAAGACGATGCTACAAGTGCCAGAAGTTTGGCCACGGTTCGCAGGTGTGCCGTGGACAGGCTGTCTGTGCAAGGTGTGCTGGCAAAGACCACTCGTCAGAGACATGCTCAAATGATATCCGTTGCACCAACTGTGAAGGTAGCCACCCCGCGTACTCGAGATCCTGTCCTTTCTGGCAGGAGGAGAAACAGGTTCTCAAAATAAAGATCGAACAAAACGTCACGTACCGAGCGGCGAGAGCCCAGTTGCagttccagaagaaaggaactttctctgatgtggtgcgcaggggagtggcaccactcagagtttcAGTGGAGACCCAGACCACCGGGCCTCCACACCACACTCCCCAACTCCAAGAGAAGGTCACAGAGGTGCTTCCTCCAGTGGCCACACAGCCAATCAGCCAGGGAGAGGCCGCCACAACCTCAAAGGAGGTTGTTGCATCTCCCTCCGTTAGGGACGGGATTGCCAAGGGCCCGTCCCAAAGTACAAGTCAAGACATGGATGTCGATGATGACGACTGCTTatcgcagaagtcgtcatcgAGTCTTCCAAGTACTACTTCGTCCTTGGGCAAAgagcagagaaagaaaaacaccggCAGAGGACGGGGTCTGAAAGGCAAAGAACAGCAAAAGGCCCCTCCACCAAGGATACAAGCTCCTTGA
- the LOC135373459 gene encoding uncharacterized protein LOC135373459 → MTTNGPSHSSSRLFYVRDRNSTRRFLVDTGAEVSVIPATSTGRRQSPLYHLTAVNGSKIPVFAQRSLTLNLGLRREFRWMFLVAHVNQPILGADFLNNYHPLVDIRTRKLIDSNTNLAATGIRSSLSFLPVAFYHDTSNAFSAILKDFPELTRPPDWSKPVMHRVVHHIETKGQPVFTRPR, encoded by the coding sequence ATGACGACAAATGGTCCAAGCCACTCATCCAGTCGCCTCTTCTACGTCCGCGACCGTAACTCCACCCGACGTTTCCTAGTTGATACTGGCGCAGAGGTCAGCGTTATCCCAGCGACGAGCACTGGCCGTCGGCAATCCCCCCTGTATCACCTTACTGCCGTCAACGGTTCGAAGATCCCCGTATTCGCGCAGCGCTCTCTAACGCTCAACTTGGGTCTCCGGCGCGAATTCCGCTGGATGTTTCTGGTCGCCCACGTCAACCAACCAATTTTGGGCGCGGACTTCTTGAACAACTACCACCCCTTGGTCGACATCCGCACTCGCAAGCTCATTGACTCCAATACTAACCTAGCTGCCACTGGCATACGTTCTTCCTTATCATTTTTACCTGTTGCCTTTTACCACGACACCAGCAATGCCTTCAGCGCTATTCTTAAGGACTTCCCCGAACTCACCCGGCCACCCGACTGGTCGAAGCCAGTAATGCATCGTGTAGTCCATCACATCGAGACTAAAGGACAACCTGTGTTTACTCGACCACGCTGA